CGTATGGAACGAGTCTGTCATCGTTTCGTTTTGTTGTTTTAAGTAGGAATTTTCCTGTTCCAGTTCTTGGTATTTTGTTTGTAAGTCTTGGTATTTTTTGTCGAGTTCTTCTTTTTGGACGGCAAGGGAGGACAGTGAGTAAATGCTTTTGAGTAAGTCATATACGTTATTTTCTTCCCCTTGGTTTTCGCTTAAAAGTTGGACATTGCTTTTAACGCCGGACAGTAAATCTACCAAGTTTTTTTCGCGTGATTTGTCGTAACTGATTTGTTCTTTGATGGATGTTGGTGCTTTGAATTCAGCTGGTACGACTTTGCCGAAAATGTTGGTTTTTTCTTTTTTCGTATTTTTTTGTGTTTTTCTTTTTCTGCCTGGTTTGTTTTTAGGAATATCTTCTACTTGGATAAGCTCTTTTTTTAGTTTGTAGTAAGTGTTTTGTAGTTGACTTGGTGTCTTTGGAAAGATCCGCAAATCGTTTAGACTGAGCATTTCAGAGATATCAAGGACTTTCATATCTTCTAAAATAGCAATTTGGTAACATGCGGAAAGTAGTTCTAATTCGATTTTTAACCAACTAATGTTGGAATGCATATATTTTTCGATTCCACCGTGTTCTTCAACGGCTTGATAAAATTCAGTGAGTAAATGGTAGATTTCTTCGGCAGTTTGTTCGTCAATGCCAGCTTCTGAAGCCATTTTTTTAATTTCAGTAGTAGATGAATTCCCCGGATTATCTACTTGTTTTTTGATTTCTTGAAGTAATTTTCTTATTTCTGATTTAGGCATACAATCACATACCTCTCTATCCTATAGTATTATTGATTTTCTGTTTATTTTTATAATAACAATATATGTTAGTTGTGTAAAGGGAAGGCAAGTAGGTCAAAAGGATTGGGTATGAAGAACCTTTTTTTGAGTTAAATAGAAAAATATAAATCGAATAATAAGAAGTTTTCCTTTGATACAGCTGTTACACTGGCTGTTTTTTTATTTTTATGCACAATTTCATTTTTTAAAAAAAGTATAGATTTTTTCTGGATTTGGTGTAAAATTTTATATTGCAGTTACAAAAAACACTTTATTGATATATATTTTGAAAAAATGATTTATTTTTGTAATCTGATGAAGGGAGTGAAAGGTGAATTTACCTTATTTGAATGGAATATTTTTTGTCACTTTTAAAAATTATTGTACTTTTAGCAGTTCTTGCGGGAATTTCTTATTTTTTAGTTAAGAAAAACAAGCAAGCGAATCGCACGAGAAAAAGCGAAAATGACCTTATAAAGTTGAAAGACACTCTTTTAATCTCTCATCAGTTACGTGCAGTTCTTCTGGAGGCAGACGGGGAAAAGGTACTGGCGATTATTTCCAATAATGATATTCGAACGGTGTCGTTAAAAGGAAATAGTAACCAAAATGAAGCACTTTTCCGAGAATTACTTTTGAAAGAGGAGACGAAGGAAAATGCGTAAAATAGCTTCTAGACGAGTATTTCAAGTTTCTTTTGTTGTTATTTTTGCGATTTCTTTGGTTTTCTTTTGGCCAGGTGTGAATGTGCATGCCGAAAGTTGGCTAGACTCACTTGGTGTGAATGGGACGGACGGGGTTAATTCTAGTGTGGCGCTGTTTGTAATGGTCACGGTTCTTTCTTTGTCTGCATCCATTGTATTAATGTTCACACACTTTACTTACTGTATTATTGTTCTCGGTTTAACGAGGCAGGGACTTGGTGCAACGAACTTGCCGCCCAACCAAGTGCTTGTTGGACTGGCGCTGTTTTTATCTTTGTTTATGATGCAGCCACTTATTACTGCTTGGTATGACGATGTGTATAAACCTTCGCAAAAAGAAGATTGGAGCGCATCAAAAGTTTGGGACGAAACACAGCCGCTTCTGACAAAATATGTTGCGGAAAATACATATAAGCATGATATTAACATGATGTTGAAAGCAGAAGGAGAAGACCCAGTTACCAAAAAAGAGGATGCTCCGCTCATGGCTTTGATGCCTGCTTTTATCTTGACACAGATTACCCAAGGCTTTTTAACTGGGATGTTTATATACTTAGCATTTATTTTTATAGATTTAATTGTTAGTACGTTACTGATGTATCTTGGGATGATGATGGTGCCGCCGATGACCATTAGCTTACCATTTAAGATTCTTGTTTTTATCTTCATTGGTGGGTACGGACTGATTACCAACATGATTTTTCAAACAATTCACTTTTAAGGGAGTAGCAAAATGAATTTAACGCCGATTACGCAAATTTTTCAAGATTTTTTCTATAGTGGGCTGGCGCTTATTTTGCCGGTGTCGCTTATTTGTATCGTGGTAGTGATTGTGGTGGCGATTTTGATGGCAATGATGCAAATTCAAGACCAATCGCTGACGTTTTTACCGAAGATTATTGCTTTTGTAGTGGCGCTCTTTATTCTTGGACCGTGGATGTTTGAACACATGACGGATTTATTTGTAGGAATCTTTTCCAAATTACCCCTGATGATTAGGGTGTAAACATGGAGTTTGAATTTTTTCTTGCGGTAGTGATTGTTTTCAGCCGAGTTGCGAGTTTTTTATTCTTCTTCCCGCTTCTAAAAGGGCGTAACATTCCAAATAGTGTCAAAGTGGTGTTTGGGATGGCGATATCTATTCCCGTTGCAACTGGGGTCGATGTTTCTGGAATCACGACATTACCTGATTTGCTGCTCCGGGTCACGTCTGAGGTGGTATTTGGACTAGCACTAGCAAAATTAGTAGAGATTATCGCGGTAATCCCGAAAATGGCTGGTTTTATGATTGATTATGATTTAGGGTTTTCGCAGGTGAACTTGATTGATCCTTCGTACGGGACGCAAAACTCGATTACGGCTGCGATTTTAGATACCTTTTTTGTAGTGATATTCTTGTCGCTACAAGGAATGGATT
The sequence above is drawn from the Listeria monocytogenes genome and encodes:
- the mogR gene encoding motility genes transcriptional repressor MogR; this translates as MPKSEIRKLLQEIKKQVDNPGNSSTTEIKKMASEAGIDEQTAEEIYHLLTEFYQAVEEHGGIEKYMHSNISWLKIELELLSACYQIAILEDMKVLDISEMLSLNDLRIFPKTPSQLQNTYYKLKKELIQVEDIPKNKPGRKRKTQKNTKKEKTNIFGKVVPAEFKAPTSIKEQISYDKSREKNLVDLLSGVKSNVQLLSENQGEENNVYDLLKSIYSLSSLAVQKEELDKKYQDLQTKYQELEQENSYLKQQNETMTDSFHTLVLQVADFAYASDLDQIQALPLFSQQLVVTLNQLGVFKENYKQM
- a CDS encoding flagellar type III secretion system pore protein FliP, translating into MRKIASRRVFQVSFVVIFAISLVFFWPGVNVHAESWLDSLGVNGTDGVNSSVALFVMVTVLSLSASIVLMFTHFTYCIIVLGLTRQGLGATNLPPNQVLVGLALFLSLFMMQPLITAWYDDVYKPSQKEDWSASKVWDETQPLLTKYVAENTYKHDINMMLKAEGEDPVTKKEDAPLMALMPAFILTQITQGFLTGMFIYLAFIFIDLIVSTLLMYLGMMMVPPMTISLPFKILVFIFIGGYGLITNMIFQTIHF
- a CDS encoding flagellar biosynthetic protein FliQ — encoded protein: MNLTPITQIFQDFFYSGLALILPVSLICIVVVIVVAILMAMMQIQDQSLTFLPKIIAFVVALFILGPWMFEHMTDLFVGIFSKLPLMIRV
- a CDS encoding flagellar biosynthetic protein FliR, with translation MEFEFFLAVVIVFSRVASFLFFFPLLKGRNIPNSVKVVFGMAISIPVATGVDVSGITTLPDLLLRVTSEVVFGLALAKLVEIIAVIPKMAGFMIDYDLGFSQVNLIDPSYGTQNSITAAILDTFFVVIFLSLQGMDYLIYYLMKSFEFTASVSILFEKGFIDLLLGTLGFALASAVSIALPIMGSIFIVNIILAFISKSAPQINIFMNAFIIKITFGIFILACAVPILSTVFKNLTDEMIQQYVSFFDYLLKK